DNA sequence from the Capsicum annuum cultivar UCD-10X-F1 unplaced genomic scaffold, UCD10Xv1.1 ctg4752, whole genome shotgun sequence genome:
ttatcggTTAGTTTCTAGATGCTTGCgatatattttgatgttgaaaataGATACATACGGTACACATGCAAATTTGGGATATACAATAGTTTTTGATTTTCGATAGGTAAGATGGCATTTGAAGGTAAATGGGTTCTTTGAAGTGCTTATTGAGGGTGAAATAAACTCCAGTGCTCTTTGGAGAACAAACTGTAAAGCCATTTTCAATCAAGCTTTATTTGAGCCCTGACTTCACCTTTGCCAATTTTGATCCGTTTTCTTTCCTTCTGTCGTTTTCACTATGGTCCATTATAGGCTTCTCTTATAAATTTCATTATTTCTGATTTTTGATGGGTTTTATTCCTTTCTTCCCTTTCTGAATTTAGGCGCATAACTATTTTTAATTGTGTTGTTGTGCATGAATGTTGATAGTTGCTTCTTATCTACAGCTGTGACACTAAGGGCATCATTTGAAAGCAGCTGAATCTTATTCCAGAATGATTTATTCCGCCTAATTGTACCACGAAAACTATCGTGCGGAAACTTTTATCTAAGGAGTAACACCCTTTCATATGTAATTCCTTCTTGCCGTTGCAACATTACCTGCAATgaattgttgtattttttttgcaACTTATATTAACTTATCTTGTGGCACACATTGCAGAATTGTTTGGTGACAAGGTATTGGTGTCAAGGGTGCTAGCAAATATGCTTTTTTGTGAATGAGGCAAGTCCCTCTTTTGCTTGAGGTGGTGGGGTAATGAGTTTGCTGGCTATGGTTTCTTCTTATTAAAACTGAGTGATTTTATAGGTTTGATTGATCAATGGTTAACGTCGTGCCAAAAGAAGATGTAGGTAAATATTACTGTGGCTATTATTATATAGTGCTCTACATGTCtcatgacaaaaaaaaattaattattatgatgataGATTATGATGAGATTGTTatgaattttacatatttatggtTCTTCGGATCAGATCAACACTTAATTGAATGCAGGACGAGTTAGTATAACAAATTCAAGGTCGGACAACACAATAAGACTATTAATAAAGCGTCAAACTGGATTATTCAGCTAATGGCGAAGTCAGGAATGCAACAAGAAGTGGAAACAATACTATAGTAAGACGACCAACTGAATTCTCttatgaatcaacttgaaaaggttccttcttctttttcttatattttcattttctctttgcATTCTTTTGGGCCATAATTCCATCCTTACGTCCCTTACGATGACAGTTTGAAGAATATCTAGCTAGTTTTGTAAGTAGTAGAAATTGAGGAAAGCTGACATATAATGGGCATTAACATTTCTTGTCTTAATAAACATAGACATTATTCCTGCTTGCCGTATGATATACAATTTGTTTCTCGGGGGATAGACATCAGAAAACTTGTTTAGGTAGGACATTTTTGTTCTAACGTAATAGAGCATTTTGGTATCTACATAAAATTACCTAATATGTTTTTAACATATTTCGGCTCAATGTCAGGGTCAGACAAGTGTTCCTTTTGTTAAGAGTGACCAGTCATTAATCAGACTAAAATAAATTAGATCATCGTAATGATTGTACTTATCAAAAAAATATCGTTCATATATAATGGTTATCATGAGTTCGTAGCTGGGGATTTACCTAAGTATTAATGTTATATGTTTCTTCTTTCtgttttcttgaatattttttctttttgtatttctaTAGGATAAGAAGTCATTGAAGTTGACGCCCGATGATCATTTGCATTTGGAGGGATTTGCATTGAATCTTTTCGCAAAGGTAGACAAACAAGATCTAGATGGAGGAGCAAACTTGTAAGAGTCATTTAAACTACACCATGTGATGTTTGTTTATATTTACACTTTTCTTAATCGAAATTAATGGTCATAGACTTGTATTTGTAAAGAAAACACTCCGTCTTTTCTATTTGGTTTATCCTCGTGCCACATAATGTATATATTGGAGATCCTTGAACAGTTCGGTGAACTCCAGCGTGATGTGAGTTTTCATCATACCACAATAATAtcgatatatttttttcacttggcCGTTCGTcctgtttttttcttctttcggGTAGTAGTTTGGGTTGGAGGTGGGTGCGGGGTCTAACAATGCAATTACAGTTTTTCCCCACATCATTGTGGGTCTTGTAAGTTCGAATAAATATGTCTTTATGTATGGATAGTCTCTATTTACCCCGTGTATGTTTTTCCCTTTTgtttaacttgtttgttgtttccaTCTGTGACCCTGTTCCTTGTCCTCCTTATCTGACAACAGCTTCAGCAGAAACATAAGTATGCAGTTTGGAAGGCAGCAGATATAAGGAAAGCTTTAAAAGAAAGACAAAAGCCTGTTCCAGG
Encoded proteins:
- the LOC107848902 gene encoding protein HOMOLOG OF MAMMALIAN LYST-INTERACTING PROTEIN 5-like isoform X1, whose amino-acid sequence is MNQLEKDKKSLKLTPDDHLHLEGFALNLFAKLQQKHKYAVWKAADIRKALKERQKPVPGPPGGDDDFSLLGLPGGESDNRDFSAAQSDTQAEIHVNCSC
- the LOC107848902 gene encoding protein HOMOLOG OF MAMMALIAN LYST-INTERACTING PROTEIN 5-like isoform X3, whose protein sequence is MNQLEKDKKSLKLTPDDHLHLEGFALNLFAKLQQKHKYAVWKAADIRKALKERQKPVPGPPGGDDDFSLLGLPGGESDNRDFSAAQSAQ
- the LOC107848902 gene encoding protein HOMOLOG OF MAMMALIAN LYST-INTERACTING PROTEIN 5-like isoform X2, producing MNQLEKDKKSLKLTPDDHLHLEGFALNLFAKLQQKHKYAVWKAADIRKALKERQKPVPGPPGGDDDFSLLGLPGGESDNRDFSAAQSDYIPLL